Proteins found in one Syngnathus acus chromosome 9, fSynAcu1.2, whole genome shotgun sequence genomic segment:
- the ewsr1b gene encoding EWS RNA-binding protein 1b isoform X2: MSLLSRDISWLLRTQRRLSNNQLCPVVSYKTHKMSAPDYSSYSQSSSQPGYASYAAPASQGYGQSAQQSYGQQSYGSYAQPAAAAVDNSYTQATPAAGSYAQQQPPQQYSSSYGQAAQAGYPAAQSTAHSYTQASQAYGAQAYDGAPAAAAAAAAPAPSQSYGSQPGYTAQPAYPAYGQQTAPAAPQSYSANSQPTGYSQSSYSQQTGYGQQQSGYQAQQTSYSQPQGGYQQQSQQQPPPSYPPQAAGSYGQPPASQYGQQGGPPSYQSSHYNNYRQDGQGGGSGYSESSRYSEGRSRDGFDRGGMMHRGRGGMGRGMGAGDRGGFSKPGGHMGGEEREMGRPEEQDESENCAIYITGLTEKANIDEMAEFFKHVGPIRFNRRLGQLAINIYTDKDSGKPKGDATLSYEEPVCAKAAVEHFDGKEFQGRKLKVSMARRKTQIPMRDGMMGRGGMMGRGGDRGGFMPRGGPRGMGRGGPTGGNMQQRAGDWECPNPGCGNQNFAWRMECNQCKAPKPEGMGGGPPFPSGGERGRGGMGMRGGRGMDRGGPSGGPGGFRGGWGGDRGGFRGGDRGGFRGRGGMDRGGFRGSGRGGPPMGGRGRGMGPPGGKMDMRDHRQERRDRPY, from the exons ATGAGTCTGTTATCTCGCGATATTTCCTGGTTGTTGCGCACTCAAAGGCGTCTCTCCAACAATCAACTTTGTCCGGTCGTCTCTtacaagacacacaaaatgtCGGCTCCTG ATTACAGCTCCTACAGCCAGTCCAGTTCTCAGCCGGG GTATGCTTCCTATGCTGCTCCGGCTTCGCAAGGTTATGGACAATCTGCCCAG CAGAGTTATGGCCAGCAAAGTTATGGATCATATGCCcagcctgctgctgctgctgttgacaATTCGTACACCCAGGCAACCCCCGCTGCCGGGAGTTATGCTCAACAGCAGCCGCCGCAACAGTACAGCTCCTCCTATGGCCAGGCAGCTCAAG CTGGCTATCCCGCTGCCCAGTCGACAGCTCACAGTTACACTCAAGCCTCCCAGGCTTATGGCGCTCAGGCTTATGATGgcgctcctgctgctgctgcagccgcTGCTGCTCCAGCCCCATCCCAGTCTTATGGGTCTCAGCCCGGTTATACTGCTCAGCCTGCATATCCTGCTTATGGTCAGCAGACAGCTCCTGCTGCACCGCAGAG CTACAGTGCGAACAGCCAGCCTACTGGTTACAGCCAAAGTAGCTACTCCCAACAGACAGGATATGGCCAGCAGCAGTCTGGATACCAAGCCCAGCAGACCAGCTACAGCCAACCTCAGGGTGGGTACCAGCAGCAAAGCCAACAGCAGCCTCCCCCTTCCTATCCACCCCAGGCTGCTGGTTCCTATGGGCAGCCCCCAGCCAGCCAGTATGGCCAACAAGGTGGACCGCCCAGCTATCAGTCCAGCCATTACA ATAATTACAGGCAGGATGGCCAGGGAGGAGGCTCTGGATACTCAGAGTCTTCAAGGTACTCAGAGGGCAGGAGCCGTGACGGTTTTGACAGAGGAGGAATGATGCATCGTGGCCGTGGCGGCATGGGTCGTGGCATGGG CGCTGGAGACAGAGGTGGCTTCAGTAAGCCTGGTG GACACATGGGCGGCGAAGAGCGTGAGATGG GACGACCTGAGGAGCAAGACGAATCAGAGAACTGTGCCATCTACATCACTGGCTTGACTGAGAAGGCCAACATTGACGAGATGGCTGAATTCTTTAAGCACGTCGGACCAATCAGA ttCAATCGCAGGCTCGGTCAACTTGCCATTAACATCTACACTGACAAGGATTCGGGAAAGCCCAAAGGGGATGCCACCCTCTCTTACGAGGAGCCTGTCTGCGCCAAAGCCGCTGTGGAGCACTTTGATG GTAAGGAGTTTCAGGGCCGCAAACTCAAGGTATCGATGGCACGCCGTAAAACCCAGATCCCCATGCGCGATGGCATGATGGGCCGTGGAG GTATGATGGGCCGCGGTGGAGATCGCGGCGGATTCATGCCTCGAGGTGGCCCACGCGGCATGGGCCGTGGCGGACCTACAGGAGGCAACATGCAACAGAGGGCTGGGGACTGGGAGTGCCCTAATCC GGGTTGTGGGAACCAAAACTTTGCCTGGAGGATGGAGTGCAACCAGTGCAAAGCTCCCAAGCCTGAGGGCATGGGCGGTGGGCCTCCATTTCCTTCTGGAGGTGAACGAGGCAGAGGTGGAATGGGAATGCGAGGAGGCAGGGGCATGGACCGCGGCGGCCCCTCAGGTGGCCCCGGAGGTTTCCGAGGAGGCTGGGGAGGCGATCGCGGCGGCTTCAGGGGAGGCGATCGCGGCGGCTTCAGGGGTCGCGGCGGCATGGACAGAGGCGGTTTCCGTGGTTCCGGCCGAGGAGGCCCACCCATGGGTGGCAGAGGAAGGGGAATGGGCCCACCTGGTGGCAAGATGGATATGAG GGACCACCGCCAGGAGCGCAGAGACAGACCATATTGA